CTTGAACATTCTAAAaggaataagaaataatttaaaatatttagtttctgTAACCCAATAAGaacttatgtaatataaaaacagacaTTATACCTGTGGCAAACTTATATCTGGTGTTATATGCATGCGGTCAACAAAAGTAATAGCCGGAACAACTGGTCTATTACCAATTAATAAAGGATTACTGGCAATAAATAGCAAATCTATATCATATTCTACTTGCTGTAAGTCTCTTTTCAGTCCAAAGATTTTCTTAGCCGCTAACTCGCTAAGCGGtaagtaattgttataaaattcattcttGGTCTGGATATGTCGATAAAATTCAATCACTTTTTGCCAGCGACTCAAGTTTCCATAATTAAGCGTATTAACGTCTGGATATAAAATCGGGTGAATTGGATTGCCCTTTGCTTCGTACTGGTGTATTTTTCCATTCGATGTGGTAATAGAAATGTGTGGTACCTTGTACTTATCTGCCACAGCGTATAGAAGTGGCACATCAGCTTCAGTTATAACCAGGTCAAATTTGATGTTAGGATTAATAAACAATGCAGTCATCTGCTTAGACTTCAACTGGGCAATGGCAATTTTAAGAGATAGTTCGTTCATAGCCCTTAATTGTGGGTAATAGTCATCAGTATTAGTTAACAATTTCTTGTACTCATCCCAAAAGGGTGCCGATTCTTGTCCTACATCAAGTTCCACGATATTTTCCGTATCCGGGTACATAAACTGACCTGGATAAGGTGTCATAACAACCAAGGAGTGGCCACTTTGCGCGAGCAACGAGACATATCCCCTGAACACCAAATGATCTGAATAAGATAAAGACGAAAACAATGCAAGTATCGACGCTCCGTCAACCACACAGCTTAAAGATATGAGTAAAAACACTAAACAAAATCTATTTGATCCCATAATGGAATCATATAAAAGCAAGCACCACTTTTCGAGTCTACGCAAAACTGAGTTGAATTCATAAAAGAAAACGACGACAGGTACTTATAGCGTAACTGAGGATTAACAGCAGCTGGGTAAACTAtgcaaatgtaaataatgttaacgtgtaaaacaatattatgaacttatgaatatcatttttaaatctatatttgggataatcagataaaattattctatagaGTTTCGAATAAATACAGTAcctatatatctaaataaaacctTTCCAAAGTGGGAGGCGGTCTCTCCTAGACAGCGGTGAAAACAcgttaatgtaaattttgtcaATCAATTTCTATCCCTTGAGAACAGCACTTTTTCTCGATGAAAGGTATCATATTGTATTCTATACCCCTGACAACGTAcgtattagtaaaattttatatcatcaaTTTGAGTAGTAAAGACGTGAAggcgtaataaataaaatcatttttataatagttattagcGTAGGTACTACTTGGTGAGCCCGCTAAATTCCTCTTCCTGCATTGAATAGAGGGGCAGGcagaatcattttaattttagacaGCAGAGTGTTGTGACAAAGAATACTCTAGGAACCCCTAGGATAGATCAACCTTTTCAAACAATGTGGCGTAATAGTTAGATACTATACGAAGTTAGCTAAAAGTAAGTTTCAGCCAATATGCCCCGGCCCTAAATTACTGTGtagttattattcatttattatgtttgagtTAAGATTCTTAGATTAAGTGGAATGACCAACCAGATGCAGACATTCTAGTCTCGGTTTTGGTTCCAATACAG
This region of Manduca sexta isolate Smith_Timp_Sample1 unplaced genomic scaffold, JHU_Msex_v1.0 HiC_scaffold_3808, whole genome shotgun sequence genomic DNA includes:
- the LOC115443402 gene encoding LOW QUALITY PROTEIN: UDP-glucosyltransferase 2 (The sequence of the model RefSeq protein was modified relative to this genomic sequence to represent the inferred CDS: inserted 1 base in 1 codon), which encodes MGSNRFCLVFLLISLSCVVDGASILALFSSLSYSDHLVFRGYVSLLAQSGHSLVVMTPYPGQFMYPDTENIVELDVGQESAPFWDEYKKLLTNTDDYYPQLRAMNELSLKIAIAQLKSKQMTALFINPNIKFDLVITEADVPLLYAVADKYKVPHISITTSNGKIHQYEAKGNPIHPILYPDVNTLNYGNLSRWQKVIEFYRHIQTKNEFYNNYLPLSELAAKKIFGLKRDLQQVEYDIDLLFIASNPLLIGNRPVVPAITFVDRMHITPDISLPQNVQAFLDSQIKGVVYFSVGAIQDAEQLSPRILQIFADAFKELPFTVLWKIGNTTMVNKSNNVVTQAWFPQQQILAHRNVKAFITHGGQRSLEEALXYEVPIIGLPFVKSRKTFIGEYIKYGVGEIVNPYDMDKETLKTIITAVASDNKYKKAIVKLKDMVVDDVISGPELAVWWTEYVLRNGGAQHLRSAAVGATFVKYYMLDLLSYLLAGVLFTIYLTFCIVRYIVSRLRKRYILERGIVSSVKFKAL